The Streptomyces hundungensis genome contains the following window.
CGTTGGTGGCGGGCAGCACGGACATCGACTGGGACTCCCCGCAGTCCTGGGACGCGGACGCCGCCATCGTCGCCATCACCAAGCTGTGCCGCACGGGGCGTACCTCCGTGCCGGTCTACTCGATCGCCACGAGTTCCATCACCGGCACCACCTCGCTCGGCATCGGCCGCACCCCGCTGTTCATCGCGGAGGGCATCTTCGCCGCCGACATCGTGGACCGCTGCCAGGAGCTCGGGGTGCTCGCGGACGCGATCTGTCTGCGCGGCCGGCCCTCGACGACCTTCCGCCGCAGGCTGCTGCGCGACCTGAAGGAGGGCCGCAAGTCGGTGCCGTTCCTGCTGCGCCGCGGCTGGCGCCTGATGCGCGCCGAACGCGCGATCGTGGCCCGGCAGTCGGCGCTCGGCGCCCACCCCTGCGCGAAGGACGAGGCCCTGGGACGCATCGCGAGCGCCGCGGCGGGCCGCAGCCGTACGGGAGTCGCCGCCTAGCTAGGGCCTGTCCGGCGGATCTGGTCGCCGTCGGGGTGCCTTGGCCTTGTGGTGCTGGTGAGCGGGGGGCTGGTGCGTCCAGCCGCAAGGCGGAGGAGGGCGGCGACGCGGAGCGTCGGCAACCGACGACAACGCCGCAGATGGGCGTGGCGGCCCCCCGCGTCCCAGACAAGATCCGCCGGACAGGCCCTAGCCGCTCCGAGCGGAGCCGAGCGCCGGCGGCGCGTGCGAGGGCGCGCGCACAATGAAGCGGCGGGGCCCGAAGGCCCCGCCGCTTCCCCCGTTCCCCCCGTGGATGGTCCCCGTGTCCCCCGTGGACCACCCGCGCCCCTCCCCCGGACCTTCAGGCCACCAGCTCGCCGAAGGACTCCTCCTCGTCACGGCCGAAGCTGAGGACGTCGTCCTCGCGCAGCCGGCGCAGCGAGCGCCAGATGCTGGACTTCACCGTGCCGACACTGATGTCGAGTATGTCCGCGATCTCCGGGTCCGTACGGCCCTCGTAGTAGCGCAGGACCAGCATCGTGCGCTGTAGTTCGGGCAGCCGGGCCAGCGCCTGCCAGAGCACGGCGCGCAGTTCGGTGCCGCGCATCGCGTCCGTGTCGCCGGCCGTCTCCGGCAGCTCCTCGGTCGGGTACTCGTTGAGCTTGCGCCGCCGCCAGGCGCTGATGTGCAGATTGGTCATCGTGCGGCGCAGATAACCGCCGACCGCCGCCTTGTCGCTGATGCGGTCCCAGGCGCGGTAGGTGGAGAACAGCGCGCTCTGGAGCAGGTCCTCCGCCTCGAAGCGGTCGCCGGTCAGGTGGTAGGCGGTGGCGTACAGGGAGGCGCGGCGTGCCTGGACGTAAGCGGTGAACTCCGTCTCCGACAGGCTGCTCCGCTCCCCCGAGCCCTCCCGGTACGCCGCTTCCCCGCCCCCCTGCGACTTCTTCCCCGCGGCCGGAACCGCGGGGTTGTCCAGCACCGTCATGTAGGGCGAAGGCCCCTGCTGTACCGATGACGTGTGCTGGCGTCCGGCGCCCCGAGCGCACCCCCGCATGCTCGGGACACCGGACTTCTCGGCACTCCGCACGACGTCGTGGAGACGCGTCACAACTGCGCTGGAGTTGGTGCTGTGCAGTGCGTTCATCTCGCGCCCCCCGTCGGTGGAGTCTGTTTCGTGGCCGTGCTGGCTTACGAGGAAGAGCCTGCCCGGGCAGTTTCATGGGGTTGTCCGTCGACTGTCACAGGGGCGTCACAGCGCGCGCCACAGCGGGCGTTGTCCCCTGCCGGGGGTCCGGGGGTCGCCCCCCGGGAAGACACAGCATGGGGTTGTCCGTCGACTGTCACAGGGGCGTCACAGCGCGCGCCGCAGCGGGCGTTGTCCCCTGCCGGGGGTCCGGGGGTCGCCCCCCGGGAAGACACAGCATGGGGTTGTCCGTCGACTGTCACAGGGGCGTCACAGCGCGCGTCACAGCGCGCGCCACAGCGGGCGCCGCAGCGCCCGTTGCGCCCTGCCGGGCGTCCTGGTGTTGCCCGGTCGCGGCGGCCCCTGCGCGTGGAGTCGCGGGGTCCAGGACCGGACGGGGGTCGTACTCCTTCCGCCCATGGGCCAGAATGACCTCCGTGCCTTTCCTGTTGCTGATCGAGGACGATGACGCCATCCGCACGGCCCTCGAACTCTCCCTGTCCCGCCAGGGCCACCGTGTGGCCACCGCGGCGACGGGCGAGGACGGTCTGAAACTGCTGCGCGAGCAGCGGCCGGACCTGATCGTGCTGGACGTGATGCTGCCCGGGATCGACGGTTTCGAGGTGTGCCGCCGCATCCGGCGCACCGACCAACTGCCGATCATCCTGCTGACCGCGCGCAATGACGACATCGACGTGGTGGTGGGCCTGGAGTCCGGCGCCGACGACTATGTGGTCAAGCCGGTCCAGGGGCGGGTCCTCGACGCCCGGATCCGGGCCGTGCTGCGCCGTGGCGAGCGGGAGGCCACCGACTCGGCGGCGTTCGGCAACGTGGTGATCGACCGGGCCGCGATGACCGTCACCAAGAACGGCGAGGACCTCCAACTCACCCCCACCGAGCTGCGGTTGCTGCTCGAACTGAGCCGCCGCCCCGGTCAGGCGCTCTCCCGCCAGCAGTTGCTGCGGCTCGTCTGGGAGCACGACTACCTCGGCGACTCACGGCTCGTCGACGCCTGTGTGCAGCGGCTGCGCGCCAAGGTCGAGGACGTGCCGTCCTCGCCGACGCTGATCCGTACGGTCCGTGGTGTGGGCTACCGCCTGGACACCCCCTCGTGAAGCTGACGCACCGCCCCCGCACCCCCCACGAGCCCGGCCGGTGAAGCGGGCCGTACTCGCCGGGCTGCGCTGGACCAGTCTGCGGCTGCGTCTGGTCGTCGTGTTCGCGCTCGTCGCGCTGACCGCGGCGGTCTCCGCGTCCGGCATCGCGTACTGGCTCAACCGCGAGGCCGTCCTGGTCCGTACGCAGGACTCGGCGCTCAACGACTTCCGTCAGGGCATGCAGAACCGCGCCGCCTCGCTGCCGCTCCAGCCGACCGAGCACGACCTCCAGGTGTCCGCCAAGCAGATGGCGGACAGCAGCAACTCCCGTTACAACGTGCTGCTCGTGGCGGAACGCGCGCCCGGCAAGCCGATCGTGGGCGCCTCCGACGTGGACGGCTTCACGCTGGAGGACGTGCCCGCCTCCCTCCAGGAGGCCGTCACCAAGAAGCAGAAGGTCACGGGGAGCAACGCCTACCCGTACCACCTGTTCTGGCAGCGGATCACGCTGCACGGGCGCCCGTATCTGGTCGGCGGCACGAAGATCATCGGGGCCGGTCCGACCGGCTACATGCTGGCCCCGCTCGACCAGGAGCGGCGTGACCTCAACTCCCTTGCCTGGTCGCTCGGCATCGCCACCTTCCTCGCGCTGCTCGCCTCCGCGCTGCTGGCGCAGGCGGCCGCCACCACCGTGCTGCGGCCGGTGCAGCGCCTCGGGGACGCGGCGCGCAGGCTCGGCGAGGGCAAGCTCGACACCCGGCTGAGGGTGTCCGGCACCGATGAACTCGCCGATCTCTCAAGGACGTTCAACCGGACGGCCGAGGCGCTGGAGAAGAAGGTCACCGACATGAGCGCGCGCGAGGAGGCGAGCCGCCGCTTCGTCGCCGACATGTCGCACGAGCTGCGCACACCACTGACCGCACTGACCGCCGTGGCGGAGGTCCTCGACGAGGAGGAGGACAGCCTCGACCCGATGATCGCGCCCGCGGTGCGGCTCGTGGTCTCCGAGACGAGGCGGCTGAACATCCTGGTCGAGAACCTCATGGAGGTCACCCGCTTCGACGCGGGCACCGCCCGGCTGGTCCTGGACGACGTGGACATCGCAGACCAGATCACCGCCTGCATCGACACCCGGGCCTGGCTGGACGCCGTCGAACTCGACGCCGAGCGCGGCATCATGGCCCGGCTCGACCCGCGCCGCCTGGACGTGATCCTCGCCAACCTGATCGGCAACGCCCTCAAGCACGGCGGCTCCCCGGTGCGGGTCTCGGTCCGCGTCGAGGGCGAGGAGCTGGTGATCGCGGTACGCGACCACGGGCCCGGCATCCCCGAGGACGTACTGCCGCACGTCTTCGACCGGTTCTACAAGGCCAGCGCCTCGCGGCCGCGTTCGGAGGGCAGCGGGCTCGGCCTGTCCATCGCGATGGAGAACGCGCACATCCACGGCGGTGACATCACCGCCACCAACTCCCCCGAAGGCGGCGCCGTGTTCGTGCTGCGGCTGCCGCTGGACGCCACCGAGCCGGCCACCCCCGAGACGCCGGAAGGAGACGCGGCGCAGTGAGAGGACTCCGTCGCCGGGCAGCCGTCGCGCTGGCCGGTCTGCTGACGCTGGCCACCGCCGCCACCGGCTGCGGCATCCGGCCCACCTCGGTCCCCGTCGACGCGGGCCCGGCGCCCTCCCGGGTGCCGTGCGAGGTGCCGGACAACGCGATCGCCCCGCAGTTCGAGGGCGTCACCATCCAGGTCCAACTGGTGTGCGGGGCGCAGCTCGTCACGGCCCAGCGGTCGGTACGCATCGCGGAGAACAGGGGCGCCCAGGACCGGCTCCGCTTCGCGCAGACGCTGCTCGACGAACTCATCGCCCAGCCGTCGGGCGACGAGAAGGACGCCGGGTTCACCACCGAGGTCAAGGGCCCGCTCACCGTCACCGCGGCCCGGTCGAACGACCCGGCGGGCACGCTGCGCCTCAGCCGCGCCCCGGAGTCCCTGTCCGCGCTCGCGCTGTCGCAGCTGGTGTGCACCTACGCGGAGAACATGCCGTCGGCGCCCGGCACCCAGCAGGTGGTGCTCGGCGGCCCCGGCGAGGATCCGGCCCGCGGCTACACCTGCACCGCGGAGATGAAGTCCCGCCCGGACAGCGCGGCCACCCTCGGCGAGATTCCCCGCCCCAGCCGCACCTAGCGCACGGCCCGGACCGAATCACCCGGCCCGGGCGGAACCGTTCCCACCGCACGCCGCGTCTTGGGGGGCGTGCAGCAGCGTCATGGTCAGGACGGCAGCGCCGTCATCCGGTTCCGCGCGGTGGGGTGGGTCCTCCTCCTCGCGCATCTGCTGCTCGTGGCGTGGATCTCGCTGAGACCCCGGGACGTGATGTGGGTGACGGCCACCAATCTGACGCCGTTCGCCGGCATCAGGGCCGACCTCGCGCTCGGCCCGCTCCAGGCCGCCCACCGGATCGGCGAGGGCCTACTGCTGCTCGCCCCGCTGGGGGTGCTGCTCCCGATGGCGGGCGGCCGGCTGCACGTCTCCCCGCTGGCTTCCCTGGTACGCACCGTCCTGTCCGGCGCGCTGATCTCGCTCGGCATCACCCTGATGCAGACGGCCGTGCCCGGCCAGGTCCCCGATGTGGACGCGCTGCTCCTGAACACCGCGGGCGTGGCGCTGGCCCATCTCGCGGTGGTGCCGGCGGGTCGGCGGGGCCTGCGCCGCAGGAACGAGGGCGAGCACCGCGCGCCCCTCCTTGCGGAGGAGCCTCCTCAGGGACGTACCCCGACAAATCCCAGGGTCGCCACAGCCCCCTGGGCCGACGCCGGGGCGACGGCCCGGCGGGAGTATGGAGGCATCGCGAGGGAGCCCGACCGAAGCGGCTCCCCCCTCCAGCTCCGAAGGAGCCTGCCATGAGCGCCCCTCTTGTCCGCCCGACCGAAGGCCGCCGGATCGGCGGGGTGTGCGCAGCGCTGGCCCGGCGCTTCGGCACCTCCGCCACCACGATGCGGATCATCTTCCTCGTCTCGTGCCTGCTGCCGGGACCGCAGTTCCTGGTCTATCTGGCGATGTGGGCGCTGATCCCGGGTGAGAAGTCGCCGCGCGCCGCCTGGTAGTTCACTCCCCGAGGGCCGCCTCGTAGTTCAATTCCCCGAGGGCCGCCGGTAGTTCACTCCCCGAGGGTTCGGGCGAGCTTGTCGAGCTGGCGGTCTGCGATGTCGTGTGGCACGGCGACCGTCGTCGGCGCCCGCCCGGACAGGTCGATCGCCATGAACCGCACGATGGTGGCGCCCCGGCGCACCACGACGAGGTGCACGGGGGCGGGCGCGCCCTGGCCGGTCGCGGTCGCCGTCCAGCTCACCGACTCCTCGCCGCGCACCGCGTAGGGCGCCGCGCGCACGTCCTGGTAGGCGGCCCGGTGGCCGTCGAGGAGTGTGCCGAAGGCCGTGCCGCAGCGGGCCAGTGCCGTTTTCAGCCGCGCGATCAGGCGCCGGGCGTCCGGCGGGGCGTAGGCGGACAGGGAGGCCGACACCGCGAGACCGGGGTGCCGGCGCGCGCCGAGGCCCCGGCTCACGGTCGCGCGGGCCCGGTCGTCGGGAGCCCCGCCCATCACCTCGGCGAGCGGCGCGCAGGCGGCGCGGTCGGCCCGCGGCACGCCCTCGGCGTCGGGCGCGGGTGCGCCGGAGAGCTCGTAACCCGGCACGTCACCCGCCGCGAGGACGGCCCGTTCCAGGCCGGTCGGCGCCGGGGCGGACGAGGCCCGAACGCCCGGCGCCCGGGCGGTGTCCGGACCGGCGGGGCCGTCCGGCGCGGGAACGCAGGCCACGGCCGCGAGCAGCGCGGCGAGGGTGAGCACGGTCGTCCGGATGAACATCGACGCCCGGTTGAACACCGACGCCCGGATGAACACCGTCGTCCGGTTGGGCACGGTCGCCCGGGCGGACACCGTCGCTCGGGCGCACGCCTTCGGACGCATGATCAGGACCCTACTCAGACACCGTCGGGGCGCACACCCGGCTCACGGGTGTGCGCCCCGACGGGGGTGCGCGGCGGTCAGCCGGTGAGGCCGCCGCCGGGCAGGCCCGCGCCGCTCGTGAGGTTGCTCGCCACGGGGCCGGTCGGCAGTCCGCCGAGCAGGCTGCCCACCGGGTCCGTGGGCGCCTTCTTCTGCTGCTGGCCGGTCAGCGCCTCGGGGGAGGCCGCGGGCACCACCTTGGAGACGGTGCCGAGCGGGGTGCCGGCGGCCACGGTCGACAGCGCACCCAGGGCCGGGAGCGCGGGTGCGGCGGACGCCGTTCCGGCGGCAGCGGCGGCGAAGGCGGCACCGAGGGCAACGACACCGAGCGTCTTGGGGGACTGCTTCATCAGAAATTCGTCCTTGGGGTGGGAAAGGTGAGCGGCTCGCCAAGGTAGTCAGCGGACCACCCGGGCCGCAAACATGCGAAAACGGCCGGGCGTTCACACGCCCGGCCGTTTTCCTATACCTAAGATCAGCCGCCCGCGGCCGCAGAACCGCTGGTCGTGGCGGTCTGCTGGAACAGCCATTCGGACTTCAACTCGGCGTATCCGGGCTTGATCACGTCATTGATCATGGCCAGTCGTTCATCGAAAGGAATGAATGCTGATTTCATCGCATTGACTGTGAACCACTGCATGTCTTCGAGCGTGTAGCCGAACGCATTCGTCAGGTGCTCGAATTCCTGGCTCATGCTGGTGCCCGACATCAGCCGGTTGTCCGTGTTCACGGTCGCCCGGAAGTGCAGCTTGCGCAGCAGCCCGATGGGGTGCTCGGCGTAGGAGGTCGCGGCCCCCGTCTGGAGGTTGGACGTGGGGCACATCTCCAGCGGGATCCGCTTGTCCCGTACGTACGAGGCGAGCCGGCCCAGCTTCACCGTACCGTCCTCGGCGACCTCGATGTCGTCGATGATGCGCACCCCGTGGCCGAGCCGGTCGGCGCCGCACCACTGGAGCGCCTGCCAGATCGACGGCAGACCGAAGGCCTCGCCCGCGTGGATGGTGAAGTGGTTGTTCTCGCGCTTGAGGTACTCGAAGGCGTCGAGGTGGCGGGTGGGCGGGAAGCCGGCCTCGGCGCCCGCGATGTCGAAGCCGACGACGCCCGAGTCCCGGTAGGAGTTGGCCAGTTCGGCGATCTCCAGGGCGCGGGCCGCGTGCCGCATCGCGGTGAGCAGCGCGCCGACCCGGATGCGGTGGCCATTGGCGCGGGCCCGCCGTTCGCCTTCTCGGAAGCCCTCGTTGACGGCCTCGACGACCTCTTCGAGGGTGAGGCCCTGTTCCAGGTGCTGCTCGGGCGCGTAGCGCACCTCGGCGTAGACGACGCCGTCCTCGGCGAGGTCCTCGGCGCACTCGGCGGCGACCCGGAAGAGCGCGTCGCGGGTCTGCATGACGGCGCAGGTGTGCGCGAAGGTCTCCAAGTACCGTTCCAGGGAGCCCGAGTCGGCGGCTTCACGGAACCAGATGCCGAGCTTGTCGGCCTCGGTCTCGGGCAGTGAGGTGTATCCGGTCGCTCGGGCGATGTCGATGATGGTCCCGGGACGCAGACCCCCGTCGAGGTGGTCGTGGAGCAGCACCTTCGGGGCACGGCTGATCTGATCCGGGCTGGGTACGGATGCGGTCTGGCTCGTCATCTGCGCACTCTAATCCCTACGCGCGTAGATCGCCCGGCGTACGGACGCCGTCGATACGTAACAGTGACCGCGCGGACGGGTGGCGTACACCTCCACTTCTGAGACTGTTCTGCCATGGCACAGCATGCGATTCCCCTGCCTGCTGCCCGGCTGGGACGGGCCGTCGGCGCGACCGGCGCCGGCGCGACGGTCAGCGGCGTGGTCCTCGTGCTCCCCGACGGCGACCCCGTCTCGGCACGCCGGCCCTCCCCCCTCGCGTACGCGGCCGCGCTGCCGCTGGCCCGCCGGTTGGCGCGGGACGGCGGCCCGGAGGGTCTCGTGGCGCACGCGGTGCACTACCGCGGCCGGGGCTGGAACGGCGGCGACGCCCGGCTCGCCACGGACGCCGAATGGGCCGCGGACGAGGTCGTACGGCGCTACGGGGACGTGCCGGTGTGTCTGGCCGGGCACGGCATGGGCGGCCGGGCCGCGCTGCGGGCGGCGGGCCATCCGGCGGTCAACTCCGTTCTGGCGCTCGCCCCTTGGATCCCCGACGACGACGTGGCCGCCGACCCCGAGCCGGTGAAACAGCTGGTGGGCCGGCGGGTGATGATCGTGCACGGGACCAATGACGCGCGCACCGACCCCGAGCTGTCCTACCGGCTCGCCGAGCGCGCCAAGAAGGCCAACCGGGACACCTGCCGCTTCGAGGTCCACTCCGACGGCCACTCGATGCGCCAGCACCGGCTCGAAGTCCACGCGCTCGCCGTCGACTTCGTCTTCGGCACCCTGTTCTCGCGCCCGTACGCCCGCCCGGTCACGGACGCGTTCGCCGCGCCGCCGCCCCTGGGGCTCCGCATGCCGCTGGCTTCCGGTTTCGGCAAGTCCCTTCAGCGATAGGCGAGTTACTCGGGGATCAGCTTTCCCCGGCGGGACAGCAGAAAGGCCTTGAAGGCGGCCACCGGCGGGGTGTCCGGGTGGCCGTCCAGCCAGGCCACCCCGATCTCGCGCACCGCGCGCGGGGCGGTGACGGTCAGCTCGACCACGCCCGGCCGGGCCACCGCGGGCGGCGGGAGCAGCGCCACGCCGAGCCCGGCCGCGACCAGGCCGCGCAACGTCTCGGCCTCCTCGCCCTCGAAGGCGATGCGCGGCGCGAACCCGGCTTCGGCGCACAGGTCGTCGGTGATGCGGCGCAGTCCGTAGCCCGGCTCCAGGGTCACGAAGGTCTCGTCGGCGGCCTCCGCCAGCCGCACCCGCTTGCGGCTCGCGAGCCGGTGGTCGT
Protein-coding sequences here:
- a CDS encoding ATP-binding protein, with protein sequence MSSSAIATRVVLLSGPSGSGKSSLAARTDLPVLRLDDFYKEGDDPTLPLVAGSTDIDWDSPQSWDADAAIVAITKLCRTGRTSVPVYSIATSSITGTTSLGIGRTPLFIAEGIFAADIVDRCQELGVLADAICLRGRPSTTFRRRLLRDLKEGRKSVPFLLRRGWRLMRAERAIVARQSALGAHPCAKDEALGRIASAAAGRSRTGVAA
- a CDS encoding SigE family RNA polymerase sigma factor — protein: MNALHSTNSSAVVTRLHDVVRSAEKSGVPSMRGCARGAGRQHTSSVQQGPSPYMTVLDNPAVPAAGKKSQGGGEAAYREGSGERSSLSETEFTAYVQARRASLYATAYHLTGDRFEAEDLLQSALFSTYRAWDRISDKAAVGGYLRRTMTNLHISAWRRRKLNEYPTEELPETAGDTDAMRGTELRAVLWQALARLPELQRTMLVLRYYEGRTDPEIADILDISVGTVKSSIWRSLRRLREDDVLSFGRDEEESFGELVA
- the afsQ1 gene encoding two-component system response regulator AfsQ1; protein product: MPFLLLIEDDDAIRTALELSLSRQGHRVATAATGEDGLKLLREQRPDLIVLDVMLPGIDGFEVCRRIRRTDQLPIILLTARNDDIDVVVGLESGADDYVVKPVQGRVLDARIRAVLRRGEREATDSAAFGNVVIDRAAMTVTKNGEDLQLTPTELRLLLELSRRPGQALSRQQLLRLVWEHDYLGDSRLVDACVQRLRAKVEDVPSSPTLIRTVRGVGYRLDTPS
- a CDS encoding sensor histidine kinase, which gives rise to MKRAVLAGLRWTSLRLRLVVVFALVALTAAVSASGIAYWLNREAVLVRTQDSALNDFRQGMQNRAASLPLQPTEHDLQVSAKQMADSSNSRYNVLLVAERAPGKPIVGASDVDGFTLEDVPASLQEAVTKKQKVTGSNAYPYHLFWQRITLHGRPYLVGGTKIIGAGPTGYMLAPLDQERRDLNSLAWSLGIATFLALLASALLAQAAATTVLRPVQRLGDAARRLGEGKLDTRLRVSGTDELADLSRTFNRTAEALEKKVTDMSAREEASRRFVADMSHELRTPLTALTAVAEVLDEEEDSLDPMIAPAVRLVVSETRRLNILVENLMEVTRFDAGTARLVLDDVDIADQITACIDTRAWLDAVELDAERGIMARLDPRRLDVILANLIGNALKHGGSPVRVSVRVEGEELVIAVRDHGPGIPEDVLPHVFDRFYKASASRPRSEGSGLGLSIAMENAHIHGGDITATNSPEGGAVFVLRLPLDATEPATPETPEGDAAQ
- a CDS encoding PspC domain-containing protein — encoded protein: MSAPLVRPTEGRRIGGVCAALARRFGTSATTMRIIFLVSCLLPGPQFLVYLAMWALIPGEKSPRAAW
- a CDS encoding adenosine deaminase; translation: MTSQTASVPSPDQISRAPKVLLHDHLDGGLRPGTIIDIARATGYTSLPETEADKLGIWFREAADSGSLERYLETFAHTCAVMQTRDALFRVAAECAEDLAEDGVVYAEVRYAPEQHLEQGLTLEEVVEAVNEGFREGERRARANGHRIRVGALLTAMRHAARALEIAELANSYRDSGVVGFDIAGAEAGFPPTRHLDAFEYLKRENNHFTIHAGEAFGLPSIWQALQWCGADRLGHGVRIIDDIEVAEDGTVKLGRLASYVRDKRIPLEMCPTSNLQTGAATSYAEHPIGLLRKLHFRATVNTDNRLMSGTSMSQEFEHLTNAFGYTLEDMQWFTVNAMKSAFIPFDERLAMINDVIKPGYAELKSEWLFQQTATTSGSAAAGG
- a CDS encoding alpha/beta hydrolase, yielding MAQHAIPLPAARLGRAVGATGAGATVSGVVLVLPDGDPVSARRPSPLAYAAALPLARRLARDGGPEGLVAHAVHYRGRGWNGGDARLATDAEWAADEVVRRYGDVPVCLAGHGMGGRAALRAAGHPAVNSVLALAPWIPDDDVAADPEPVKQLVGRRVMIVHGTNDARTDPELSYRLAERAKKANRDTCRFEVHSDGHSMRQHRLEVHALAVDFVFGTLFSRPYARPVTDAFAAPPPLGLRMPLASGFGKSLQR